A single Microbacterium sp. YJN-G DNA region contains:
- a CDS encoding DUF4192 family protein has protein sequence MATTPTTIKAGTPRDFLGLVPALLGFTPQDSLVLVPFEAARTIGAMRLDLDADAATLVHTGLGLVCRVPRVTGVIAVIYAAGDADSTRDLGQQIADVADRQGLHLVDVLYVANDGYGSHLTSEAPRPVAEIATPDALREKVAASQTAGASIPDADPARAARIAFAAARMDDDALADFVTVAEDALTGDPADLDSRQAAILLTGIGIPLWRDVALIQWATDRDTGTRALAAQIGHSIMGAPIPEDIARILIGQGDRPDADRLTAGLALVRDLAAYADDQERPNLLAAAAWLSWALGRSTHAAVYADRALAIDPDHGMSQIVATLCATGTLPDWAFTR, from the coding sequence ATGGCCACCACACCGACCACCATCAAGGCGGGCACCCCGCGCGACTTCCTCGGCCTCGTGCCCGCGCTGCTCGGCTTCACCCCGCAGGACTCGCTCGTGCTCGTGCCGTTCGAGGCTGCGCGCACGATCGGGGCGATGCGACTCGACCTCGACGCGGATGCCGCGACGCTCGTGCACACCGGCCTCGGCCTGGTGTGCCGGGTGCCTCGCGTGACCGGCGTAATCGCCGTGATCTACGCCGCCGGGGATGCCGACAGCACCCGCGATCTCGGCCAGCAGATCGCCGATGTCGCCGACCGGCAGGGGCTGCACCTGGTGGACGTGCTCTACGTCGCCAACGACGGCTACGGCAGCCACCTGACCAGCGAAGCACCGCGACCGGTCGCCGAGATCGCGACCCCGGACGCGCTGCGCGAGAAGGTCGCAGCATCGCAGACCGCCGGGGCGAGCATCCCCGACGCCGACCCGGCGCGTGCCGCACGGATCGCGTTCGCGGCCGCGCGGATGGACGACGACGCCCTCGCGGACTTCGTCACCGTCGCGGAGGACGCCCTGACCGGCGACCCCGCCGACCTCGACAGCCGACAGGCCGCGATCCTGCTCACAGGCATCGGCATCCCGCTGTGGCGCGACGTGGCCCTCATTCAGTGGGCCACCGACCGCGACACCGGCACCCGCGCGCTGGCCGCACAGATCGGCCACTCGATCATGGGCGCGCCGATCCCCGAGGACATCGCCCGCATCCTGATCGGGCAGGGCGACCGGCCCGACGCCGACCGGCTCACGGCAGGCCTCGCGCTCGTGCGCGACCTTGCCGCCTACGCCGACGACCAGGAGCGCCCCAACCTGCTCGCCGCCGCCGCGTGGCTGTCCTGGGCGCTGGGCCGCTCCACTCACGCCGCCGTCTACGCCGACCGCGCGCTCGCGATCGACCCCGACCACGGCATGAGCCAGATCGTCGCCACCCTCTGCGCGACCGGCACCCTGCCCGACTGGGCGTTCACCCGCTGA